Sequence from the Corallococcus soli genome:
CCGCCGGCGACAACGTCATCCCCGCCACGGAGACGGGGGCTCCGGTGAGCACGGCGCGCAGCAGGGGCCCGACGATCCAGGCGTACGCGGCGGTGGCGGCGGCGGCCACGAGCGAAGCCAGCGTGCCCGCCAGCAGCAGCCGCCGGTAGGGGACCAGGTAGCCCAGGAGCCGGCGGTAGACGTGCGCGGAGGGACGGGGGGCCACGGGAGGGGGCGCACTGTGTCACCGAGTCGACGGTGACGTCCAAGCGAAAGGGAGGTGGGAAGGGGCCGTGCATGCCCGCCTGCTCCACGGCCCGCCAGGGGGCGCCTCTGCCCGGCTGCGTTGCCGCATCCCACACATGCGGACAGCTTGAGAGGCGCCATGGAAACCAATTCCGAGAAAGAAGTCCTGCTGAACCCCGGCTGCGAGTCGGTCGTGGACGATGAAGAGCGCCGCCGGCTGCTGTGGTTGATGGCGGAGTACTTCCGGACCATCGGTTACTCCGACATCAAGGCCCGGCTCCCAGGCTTCATGCCGCCTCCGGTGCTCTCCGGCACCATCGAGGATCACCGCCCGGACTTCACCTGCCGCCAGTCGGACTCGGCGCGCACGCCCATCATCCTGGAGATCGTCACCCCGGGCATGGTGGAGGATCCGACCGCGGAGAACCGCTGGAGCCTGCTGGCGAGCGCCGCCAAGCTCTACAACGCGGAGCTGCACTTCGTGGTCCCCAAGTGGTCCACCAACGGCCCGGTTGATCCCGCGCTCAAGCGCCGGCTCTCCCGCATGGAGCTGACGGTCAACCGCGTCTGGACCGTGTAGGGCCGCCTGTCGGAACAACGGTCTCCCAGGGAGGGGCCGGGGTGGGTTTCGGGCCTGGATTGCTGGCGTGTTTCGCTGCGTTATAGTGACTCGGATTTTCAACGCAGCGTAGAAACGCCAGCAATTTCCAGGGGTTCGATTCGATGGCAGCGGCCACGGGGCAGAAGCGCGACTACTACGAGGTCCTGGGCGTCCAGAAGACCGTCAATGCTCAGGACTTGAAGAGCGCGTTCCGAAAGGTCGCGTTGCAGTTTCACCCGGACCGGAACCCCGGGAACGCGGAAGCCGAGGACAAGTTCAAGGAGGCCTCGGAGGCCTATGAGGTCCTGAGCGATCCGGAGCGCCGGTCGAAGTACGACCGCTTCGGCCACGCGAGCAACCCCTTCGGGGACGCGGGCGGCGGCTTCCAGGGCGTCAACATCAACGACATCTTCGGGGAGATCTTCGGAGACATCTTCGGGGGCGGCGGAGGCCGGGGCCGGCGTCAGACGAGCCGGGGCGCGGACCTGCGCTACAACCTGGAGATCTCCTTCGAGGAGGCGGCGTTCGGCTGCCGCCCGAAGGTGACCATCCCCCGTCCGAAGAAGTGCGACACCTGCACGGGCTCTGGCAGCAAGAGCGGCGCCGCGCCCCGGCAGTGCTCGGCGTGCGGTGGCAGCGGGGAGCTGCGCTACACGCAGGGCTTCTTCGCGGTGTCCCGGCCGTGCGGCGACTGCGGCGGCACGGGCGCGACCATCCCGGATCCGTGCTCGAAGTGCCGGGGCAGCGGGAAGATTCCGTCCGAGGAGGTCATCGAGGTCGCGATCCCCGGCGGCGTGGACAACGGCACGCGCGTGCGGCTGGGCGGCATGGGTGAACCGGGGGACCGGGGTGGCCCGCCCGGGGACCTGTACGTGACGGTCATCGTGCGCGAGCACCCGCTGTTCCAGCGCGAGGAGTACGAGGTCTTCTGCGAGGTGCCGGTGTCGTTCACGCAGGCGGCGCTGGGCGCGAAGATCGACGTGCCGACGCTGGACGGCAAGGTGAAGATGACCATTCCGCAGGGCACCCAGTCCGGCAAGGTGTTCCGCCTGCGCGGCAAGGGCATCCCGCACCTGCACAGCCAGCAGCGCGGGGATCAGCACGTGCGCGTCATCATCGAAACGCC
This genomic interval carries:
- the dnaJ gene encoding molecular chaperone DnaJ codes for the protein MAAATGQKRDYYEVLGVQKTVNAQDLKSAFRKVALQFHPDRNPGNAEAEDKFKEASEAYEVLSDPERRSKYDRFGHASNPFGDAGGGFQGVNINDIFGEIFGDIFGGGGGRGRRQTSRGADLRYNLEISFEEAAFGCRPKVTIPRPKKCDTCTGSGSKSGAAPRQCSACGGSGELRYTQGFFAVSRPCGDCGGTGATIPDPCSKCRGSGKIPSEEVIEVAIPGGVDNGTRVRLGGMGEPGDRGGPPGDLYVTVIVREHPLFQREEYEVFCEVPVSFTQAALGAKIDVPTLDGKVKMTIPQGTQSGKVFRLRGKGIPHLHSQQRGDQHVRVIIETPTELSSKQRELLERFAEVSGEETHPQSKTFFDKVKELFG